One genomic segment of Sanyastnella coralliicola includes these proteins:
- a CDS encoding chloride channel protein has protein sequence MERLRAYLLSIRQKHALILMSIAVGIASGLVAVILKNIVFGIRRLLTENFAIDGLNWLYAIYPGIGILLTLLIVKRFLKGVHPGPGIPSTLYAISKRKGQLRRKQMFASIITSIFTVGFGGSAGLEAPAVQSSASIGSNIAASLKMNYKTRILMIGCAAAGSLAAIFKAPVAAIIFAVEVIMIDLTTASLVPLLMASLSALLTTYLFVNDGQLLSLDEVAPFKARYLFYYVVLGIGCGVFSFYFNRIYLWITHRMNAIKNGWVRVAFGGMLLGGIILVFPPLYGEGYDILNAFLRDDLRETTVNSVFFEVSMESWYLLGFLFALMVLKVVATGITLGSGGVGGIFAPTLFMGGTFGYLVAKVLQKTPAAGDIPVGNFALLGMAGLMAGVLHAPLTSIFLIAEISGGYQLFVPLMATAGIAYYTSRLFTKHTIYTRELAAKGELITHNKDKAVLTLMSLKDEIETNFATIQPEDSLRELIAVVSNSKRNIFAVVDPAERLIGILMLDDIRSIMFNTELYDDVKVNELMTLPPEIIHLSDRMETVVSKFDDSVAWNLPVVDEQGKYIGFVSKSRLFSAYRQVLVEVS, from the coding sequence ATGGAACGTCTGAGAGCTTACCTTCTTTCTATTCGCCAAAAGCATGCCTTGATACTCATGAGCATCGCTGTGGGTATAGCCTCAGGTCTTGTAGCCGTCATCCTCAAGAATATAGTATTCGGAATTCGTCGGCTACTCACCGAGAACTTTGCCATTGACGGCCTAAACTGGCTTTACGCCATTTACCCAGGCATCGGTATTCTTCTGACACTTTTAATCGTCAAACGATTCTTGAAAGGTGTCCACCCCGGGCCTGGAATCCCTTCCACGTTATACGCCATTAGTAAACGAAAAGGGCAGCTTCGTCGAAAGCAGATGTTTGCCTCCATCATCACCAGTATTTTCACTGTGGGTTTCGGGGGAAGCGCCGGACTGGAGGCGCCTGCGGTCCAATCGAGTGCAAGCATCGGGTCTAACATCGCCGCTTCGCTGAAGATGAACTACAAAACGCGCATTCTGATGATTGGATGTGCCGCGGCTGGTTCTTTGGCGGCCATATTTAAAGCACCGGTGGCAGCGATCATTTTTGCCGTTGAGGTGATTATGATTGACTTGACTACGGCCAGCTTAGTTCCGCTCTTGATGGCTTCGCTGTCGGCATTGTTGACCACCTACCTTTTTGTGAATGACGGACAACTCCTGAGTCTTGATGAAGTGGCTCCGTTCAAGGCGCGCTACTTGTTTTACTATGTGGTATTGGGGATTGGTTGTGGGGTGTTCTCGTTCTATTTCAATCGCATTTACTTGTGGATTACCCATCGGATGAACGCGATTAAGAACGGTTGGGTTCGTGTCGCCTTCGGCGGAATGTTACTCGGAGGTATCATCTTGGTATTCCCTCCGCTTTATGGTGAGGGTTATGATATCCTGAATGCATTCCTCCGTGATGATCTTAGGGAAACCACTGTCAACTCAGTTTTCTTTGAAGTGTCGATGGAGTCGTGGTATCTGCTCGGTTTCCTCTTTGCTTTGATGGTGTTGAAGGTAGTGGCTACCGGAATTACACTCGGCTCTGGTGGAGTTGGTGGAATTTTCGCCCCTACGCTTTTCATGGGAGGAACCTTTGGATACTTAGTTGCGAAGGTCTTGCAGAAGACTCCCGCAGCCGGCGATATCCCCGTTGGTAATTTTGCCTTGTTAGGAATGGCTGGCTTGATGGCCGGAGTGCTTCATGCGCCCTTGACCTCCATCTTCTTGATCGCTGAAATTAGTGGGGGCTATCAGCTTTTTGTTCCTCTAATGGCTACCGCCGGAATAGCTTATTACACCAGTCGACTCTTCACGAAACACACGATCTATACCCGCGAGCTGGCTGCGAAAGGGGAGTTGATTACGCATAACAAAGACAAAGCAGTGTTGACCTTGATGAGTCTCAAAGATGAAATCGAAACCAACTTTGCGACCATTCAACCGGAAGACTCCTTGCGTGAATTAATTGCTGTTGTCAGTAACAGTAAGCGAAACATCTTTGCAGTAGTTGATCCTGCTGAACGACTGATAGGTATCCTCATGTTGGATGACATTCGATCGATTATGTTCAATACAGAGCTGTACGACGATGTCAAAGTAAATGAGCTAATGACACTCCCGCCGGAGATCATTCACCTTTCAGATCGGATGGAAACGGTGGTGTCTAAATTCGATGATTCTGTAGCCTGGAACCTGCCTGTGGTCGATGAGCAAGGAAAGTACATTGGCTTTGTCTCTAAGTCTCGACTGTTCTCAGCCTACCGCCAAGTCTTGGTGGAAGTTTCCTAA
- a CDS encoding universal stress protein — protein MSKKILVPTDFTKVGDTALNHAITVGKAIDAEVNVLHVIENKKFISEARLKLETLADRVKQESGFEINTIVRIGSIFEDIDDVATEMGASMIIMGTHGMKGMQFITGSRALRIVTDSTIPFIVVQEKGIREGGYDDIVVPLDLHKETKQKLSLVADMAKYFNSRVHLISPGETDEFLKNQLDRNITYAKGFLSEREIEFDVEISESKSSGFAKAVVKYASSIDADLITIMNFYENSLISIIGGGYEQQMITNEAQIPVMCLNPKDSYVMSGSVFSG, from the coding sequence ATGAGTAAGAAGATCCTAGTACCTACTGATTTCACCAAAGTTGGTGACACAGCCCTAAACCACGCTATCACTGTTGGTAAAGCGATTGACGCTGAAGTGAATGTGCTTCACGTTATCGAGAACAAGAAGTTCATTTCTGAGGCTCGCCTAAAGCTTGAAACGCTAGCTGACCGAGTGAAGCAAGAGAGTGGATTCGAGATCAACACGATCGTTCGTATCGGTAGCATCTTCGAAGACATTGACGATGTGGCGACAGAGATGGGTGCTAGCATGATTATCATGGGAACACACGGAATGAAAGGAATGCAATTCATTACTGGAAGCCGTGCCCTGCGTATCGTAACTGATTCTACTATTCCGTTCATCGTTGTTCAGGAGAAAGGCATCCGCGAAGGTGGTTACGACGACATCGTTGTGCCTTTGGACCTTCACAAGGAAACAAAGCAAAAGCTTTCGTTGGTAGCAGATATGGCGAAGTACTTCAACAGCCGCGTTCACCTCATCTCTCCAGGAGAAACGGATGAATTCCTTAAGAATCAACTCGACCGTAACATCACTTACGCCAAAGGTTTCCTTTCGGAGCGTGAGATTGAGTTCGATGTAGAGATTAGTGAGTCAAAGAGCTCTGGATTTGCGAAGGCCGTTGTGAAATACGCTTCTTCGATTGATGCAGACTTGATTACGATCATGAACTTCTACGAGAACAGTTTGATCAGCATCATCGGTGGTGGTTACGAGCAGCAGATGATCACAAATGAAGCGCAGATTCCAGTAATGTGTTTGAACCCGAAAGACAGCTATGTCATGAGTGGTTCAGTCTTCTCTGGATAA
- a CDS encoding SpoIIE family protein phosphatase: MNFRFTIPWKIGVGFGMFVVVTGVLFFLTSNTLSESRSINREINEVYAPGIEAVEELSTQLSYSELLIRYWGTVQSRDDVLEKRNMRTLIGTEIPSQLSTLDSLSTEWNNEEQFVLDSLNTTMERLFILYQQVMVKLPDFESYADQMTRMDIEFLLLPDEGIDTELRSAKGQIDRLLQAQRSNLLSATQRSDALGDRLRFLAGNISIFILIVGVVIAFLVSRSIVRPVNELKRTLLYLGKGIYPRSTVEVTSDEIGQMAFAVNRLVDGLKKTREFSAQVGSGNFEATYTPLSEDDELGFALLKMRDDLAASERHLERKVEERTNEVVQQKEEIERQKERVTELYKDLTDSINYAKRLQQAILPTKEFVLDMFPDSFVMYRPRDIVSGDFYWFKTTGKKNIFAAVDCTGHGVPGAFMSLVGHNVLNQVTKVFTRPSQILNNLNRLAAEALRSEESETGVSDGMDLAMVTIDMESLELEYAGAYNPLYIIRNKEIIQLKADNFSIGSFRFGEREYTNHKFQLEKGDAIYAFSDGYVDQFGGDRGKKFLKKRFRETLLSISDLPMDVQHQKLNETFVRWKKSLDQVDDILVIGIRV; encoded by the coding sequence ATGAACTTCAGGTTTACTATCCCATGGAAGATCGGTGTCGGTTTTGGGATGTTCGTTGTGGTAACGGGCGTCCTATTCTTCTTGACATCTAATACCTTGAGTGAATCGCGATCAATCAATCGCGAGATCAACGAGGTGTACGCTCCTGGGATCGAAGCTGTTGAAGAACTATCCACCCAACTCAGCTATAGTGAACTCCTCATCCGCTATTGGGGAACCGTGCAGTCGCGAGACGATGTGCTCGAAAAGCGCAACATGCGCACGCTCATTGGGACAGAGATACCAAGTCAACTAAGCACCCTCGATTCACTCAGTACAGAATGGAACAATGAAGAGCAGTTCGTCTTAGACAGTCTCAATACAACCATGGAACGACTGTTCATCTTGTACCAGCAAGTCATGGTCAAGCTCCCTGATTTTGAGAGCTACGCAGATCAAATGACCCGGATGGATATCGAGTTCCTCCTCCTACCAGATGAGGGAATTGATACAGAGTTACGCTCAGCGAAAGGACAAATTGATCGACTACTACAAGCCCAGCGAAGCAATCTGCTCAGTGCTACGCAACGTAGTGATGCTTTAGGCGATCGTCTGCGCTTTCTCGCAGGAAACATCTCCATCTTCATTCTGATTGTGGGAGTAGTCATTGCCTTCTTGGTATCGCGTTCCATTGTTCGTCCGGTAAATGAACTGAAGCGCACACTGCTCTACCTCGGTAAAGGGATCTACCCTCGCTCTACCGTTGAAGTGACTTCCGATGAAATAGGACAAATGGCCTTCGCAGTCAATCGTCTCGTGGACGGCTTAAAGAAAACAAGAGAGTTCTCTGCCCAAGTGGGTTCTGGAAACTTCGAAGCTACCTATACACCACTTTCTGAAGATGATGAGCTTGGCTTTGCGCTGCTGAAAATGCGCGACGATCTTGCCGCCAGTGAACGCCACCTCGAGCGAAAGGTAGAGGAGCGTACCAACGAAGTGGTGCAGCAAAAAGAAGAAATTGAACGCCAGAAGGAGCGGGTAACTGAGCTTTACAAAGACCTCACAGACTCCATTAACTACGCGAAGCGCCTCCAGCAAGCCATCCTTCCAACCAAAGAGTTTGTCTTGGATATGTTCCCTGATTCCTTTGTCATGTATCGTCCGAGGGATATCGTTTCTGGTGACTTCTACTGGTTCAAGACCACTGGAAAGAAGAACATCTTTGCCGCCGTTGACTGTACAGGACACGGGGTGCCAGGAGCCTTCATGAGTCTGGTGGGTCACAACGTACTCAACCAGGTAACGAAGGTGTTCACGCGGCCATCTCAAATTCTGAATAACCTCAACCGACTTGCCGCCGAAGCCTTGCGCAGCGAAGAGTCAGAAACAGGCGTCTCTGACGGCATGGACCTAGCCATGGTGACGATTGATATGGAAAGTCTTGAGTTGGAATATGCAGGGGCATACAACCCATTGTATATCATCCGAAACAAAGAGATTATCCAACTGAAGGCTGATAACTTCTCCATTGGCTCCTTCCGCTTCGGTGAACGCGAGTACACCAACCACAAATTTCAGCTGGAGAAAGGAGATGCGATCTACGCCTTCTCTGACGGATATGTGGATCAATTCGGAGGAGATAGAGGCAAGAAGTTCTTGAAGAAGCGCTTTAGAGAAACCCTCTTATCTATCTCTGATCTGCCCATGGATGTGCAGCACCAGAAATTGAACGAAACATTCGTTCGCTGGAAAAAGAGTCTAGATCAAGTAGACGATATCTTGGTAATCGGAATTCGCGTCTGA
- a CDS encoding YfiR family protein — translation MKLFWLGMAALLSVWLQSPDQTDPQVEDDDTVAVFKASYLFKFATSNDWPEDAKTGPFKVGIFGNSSVYENFLNKFATHAVGSQVVEVEEITSANFDEFYHMIYVDRAMSSEFKKVISSVGDAPTLVVADDKSFINSGACISFVVVDNATKYIINSEAAQKKGITFGSTIILWSVSE, via the coding sequence ATGAAACTCTTTTGGTTAGGTATGGCAGCTCTCTTGTCTGTTTGGCTGCAAAGTCCTGACCAGACTGATCCGCAGGTTGAAGACGATGATACCGTAGCGGTTTTCAAAGCGAGTTACCTTTTCAAATTTGCTACTTCGAATGACTGGCCAGAAGACGCCAAAACAGGGCCCTTCAAGGTTGGGATATTCGGCAATAGCAGCGTGTACGAGAATTTCCTCAACAAATTCGCGACCCACGCCGTAGGTAGTCAGGTAGTGGAAGTGGAAGAAATCACCAGCGCCAACTTTGATGAATTCTATCACATGATCTATGTCGATAGAGCCATGTCGAGTGAATTCAAGAAAGTCATTAGCTCCGTTGGAGACGCCCCCACTTTGGTGGTTGCCGACGACAAGTCGTTCATCAACAGTGGTGCCTGCATCAGTTTTGTCGTCGTAGACAACGCAACGAAATACATTATTAACTCCGAAGCAGCTCAGAAAAAGGGCATCACCTTCGGTTCAACCATCATACTATGGTCAGTCAGCGAATGA
- a CDS encoding ferritin gives MLAKKIEDALNQQIKIEAESSQVYLAMASWAETEGLNGTAAFLYMHSDEERMHMMKLVKFVNERGGKAEIPMLAQPPKSWSGIQEVFESLLEHETKVTAEINNVVDICLSEKDYTTHNFMQWYVSEQIEEEALARTILDKLSLIGNDKGGLYLFDRDLEGMHSLEEEA, from the coding sequence ATGTTAGCAAAGAAGATTGAAGACGCACTAAATCAACAAATCAAAATTGAGGCTGAGTCATCTCAGGTCTACCTCGCCATGGCTTCATGGGCAGAGACTGAAGGACTGAATGGAACGGCAGCATTTCTGTACATGCACTCTGATGAGGAGCGCATGCACATGATGAAGTTGGTGAAGTTCGTTAACGAACGCGGCGGAAAAGCCGAGATTCCAATGCTTGCGCAGCCGCCAAAATCATGGAGTGGCATTCAAGAAGTGTTTGAATCCCTATTAGAACACGAAACGAAAGTAACCGCTGAGATCAACAATGTTGTTGATATCTGCTTGTCTGAGAAAGACTACACTACGCACAACTTTATGCAGTGGTACGTAAGTGAGCAGATCGAGGAAGAAGCACTAGCGCGCACGATCCTAGACAAGTTGAGCTTGATCGGAAATGATAAAGGAGGGCTCTATCTCTTCGACCGCGATCTTGAAGGGATGCACAGTCTTGAAGAAGAGGCGTAA
- a CDS encoding TIGR01777 family oxidoreductase, whose translation MKRKGNKKLVVAGGSGFLGNSLVERLRSVFEEIVVLTRKPQEAQDGIRWVRWDGVHVGKWVKEIDGADLLINLAGRSVNCRYHQKNKTEILQSRVKSTLALGAAVIAADHPPKCWMNASSATIYDDEYDTAHTEAEGRIGHDFSMNVCKEWEATFNDIPVPGTRKLILRMGLVFGKAGGALPELVSLAKMGLGGKVGTGKQRMSWIHEDDLANALINAYEDEWEGVFNLTAPTHPTNEEVMCIVRELKNATFSFPIGKRLLEFGAWIRSTETELLLKSRYVYPQRLMEHGYEFKYPHYREALEALIQGGDVASSSMVGDPIPRQREKKLILAEH comes from the coding sequence ATGAAACGTAAAGGAAATAAGAAATTGGTGGTCGCTGGAGGAAGTGGTTTCCTTGGAAACTCGCTCGTAGAGCGCCTTCGCAGCGTCTTTGAAGAGATCGTTGTCCTGACACGAAAGCCACAAGAAGCGCAGGATGGAATCCGTTGGGTACGTTGGGATGGAGTACATGTGGGCAAATGGGTCAAGGAGATTGACGGTGCCGACTTACTCATCAACCTTGCCGGACGTTCAGTGAACTGCAGGTACCATCAAAAGAACAAAACAGAGATTCTTCAAAGTCGAGTGAAGAGCACGCTTGCCTTGGGTGCCGCAGTCATTGCCGCAGATCATCCTCCCAAGTGTTGGATGAACGCCTCAAGTGCCACGATATACGACGACGAATACGATACAGCACATACAGAAGCCGAAGGCAGAATAGGCCATGATTTTAGCATGAACGTCTGTAAGGAATGGGAAGCCACGTTCAATGACATCCCAGTTCCAGGAACACGGAAGCTGATCTTGAGAATGGGCTTAGTTTTCGGAAAAGCCGGTGGGGCATTGCCTGAATTGGTAAGCCTAGCTAAAATGGGGCTTGGAGGTAAAGTAGGAACAGGCAAACAACGCATGAGCTGGATTCACGAGGATGACCTGGCGAATGCCTTGATCAACGCCTATGAAGATGAATGGGAAGGCGTGTTCAACCTCACAGCACCCACCCATCCTACGAATGAGGAAGTCATGTGTATAGTCAGAGAGCTGAAAAATGCCACCTTTTCATTCCCCATTGGAAAGCGACTTTTGGAGTTCGGTGCGTGGATTCGAAGTACCGAAACCGAACTCCTACTTAAGAGTCGGTACGTCTACCCTCAACGGCTCATGGAGCATGGGTACGAGTTTAAGTACCCCCACTACCGAGAAGCCTTGGAGGCCCTTATTCAAGGCGGTGATGTGGCTAGCTCATCAATGGTGGGCGATCCGATTCCGCGCCAGCGGGAAAAGAAGCTCATTCTTGCCGAACATTGA
- a CDS encoding GbsR/MarR family transcriptional regulator: MELKEAKEQFIMSWGALGSNWGVSKTMAQVHALLMVSNDPLSADEVMEQLNISRGNANMNLRALIDWGLVEKIHKLGERREFFQAEKDMWKIATRIASERRKRELQPILKVIDQMKDIEDKQADKAELEAFKKQMTELENFTGRVDRIFDRLDRADERWFTGLLTKIMKR; encoded by the coding sequence ATGGAACTCAAAGAAGCGAAAGAACAATTCATCATGTCATGGGGTGCCCTGGGCTCTAACTGGGGGGTAAGTAAGACCATGGCTCAAGTACACGCCTTATTGATGGTGAGCAATGATCCACTATCTGCAGACGAGGTGATGGAACAACTGAATATCTCACGCGGAAATGCCAACATGAACCTACGCGCATTGATCGATTGGGGGTTGGTAGAAAAGATCCATAAGCTCGGTGAGCGTCGTGAATTCTTCCAGGCAGAAAAAGACATGTGGAAGATCGCCACGCGCATTGCCAGTGAGCGACGCAAGCGTGAATTGCAGCCGATCCTCAAGGTTATTGATCAGATGAAGGACATTGAAGACAAGCAAGCTGATAAGGCTGAGTTGGAGGCCTTCAAGAAGCAAATGACCGAACTCGAAAACTTTACTGGAAGGGTAGACCGCATCTTCGATCGACTCGATCGCGCGGATGAACGATGGTTCACCGGGCTTCTCACGAAAATCATGAAACGATAA
- a CDS encoding NAD(P)/FAD-dependent oxidoreductase has product MRFDLIIVGQGLAGSVLACEAQSRGLSVGIIDNGWKLSASMVAAGMWNPVSFRKIISVWRDQECMEALQTKYPAWEKSLESQFYFDRPVMRVFPNQEYADLWAKRVTEGMPWIKAVNELPNRIKAPHGAGLVDQAGYLHLPRFLKSVRDFASAESRLLEEEFDPEYLKTDAGRRTPEKGITAGVVYKDWQADHLIIAMGTSARNLSWYQDLPLQTNKGEVLDVNVKDFQRDITANNGKWLLPYEGGGYKLGASYDWRQDDLEKSDEVREMLLEKVQLMLDAEVSVVEHKVGLRPTVKDRRPLLGELEPQIWSFNGLGTRGVLIAPLLAGELLNHIFEGTPLHPETDLNRFK; this is encoded by the coding sequence ATGAGGTTTGACCTGATCATTGTCGGACAAGGTCTGGCAGGATCTGTGTTGGCGTGTGAAGCGCAATCCCGAGGGCTGTCTGTCGGTATCATCGACAATGGCTGGAAGTTGAGTGCCTCAATGGTTGCTGCCGGTATGTGGAATCCGGTGAGCTTCCGTAAGATCATTTCCGTTTGGCGTGATCAAGAATGCATGGAGGCGCTTCAAACCAAGTATCCTGCCTGGGAGAAGTCTCTTGAAAGCCAATTCTACTTTGATCGCCCGGTGATGCGTGTCTTCCCGAATCAAGAGTACGCTGACTTATGGGCGAAGCGAGTGACCGAGGGCATGCCCTGGATTAAAGCGGTAAATGAACTTCCAAATCGTATTAAGGCTCCGCACGGTGCGGGATTGGTTGATCAAGCTGGGTATCTGCATCTTCCTCGTTTTCTAAAATCGGTTCGTGATTTCGCTAGCGCGGAATCGCGACTCCTAGAAGAGGAGTTTGACCCAGAGTATCTAAAAACGGACGCCGGACGCCGGACGCCGGAAAAAGGGATTACTGCTGGTGTAGTCTACAAAGATTGGCAAGCCGATCACCTCATCATCGCCATGGGGACGAGTGCTCGTAATCTCTCGTGGTATCAAGATCTGCCACTTCAGACCAATAAGGGCGAGGTGCTTGATGTCAACGTGAAAGACTTTCAGCGTGACATCACCGCAAACAACGGAAAATGGCTCTTGCCCTATGAAGGAGGGGGGTACAAACTCGGTGCAAGCTATGATTGGCGTCAAGACGATCTAGAAAAGTCTGATGAGGTACGTGAGATGCTATTGGAGAAGGTTCAACTCATGCTCGATGCCGAGGTGTCTGTAGTGGAGCATAAGGTGGGATTACGACCGACCGTCAAAGACCGCAGACCACTTTTAGGTGAGCTGGAACCACAAATATGGTCATTCAACGGACTAGGTACACGAGGTGTGTTAATCGCACCATTATTGGCGGGAGAGTTACTGAATCACATCTTTGAAGGGACGCCATTGCATCCAGAAACCGATCTCAATCGATTTAAGTAA
- the kbl gene encoding glycine C-acetyltransferase, which produces MYGKMKEHLQEELKQIEEAGLFKKERIITGPQDALIKVSTGEEVLNFCANNYLGLSSHPKVLDAAKATLDTHGFGMSSVRFICGTQDIHKTLEEKIADFLHTEDTILYAAAFDANGGVFEPLLTKDDAIISDSLNHASIIDGVRLCKAARYRYANNDMEDLEKQLQAAEGARFKIIVTDGVFSMDGYVAQLDKICDLADKYDALVMVDECHATGFIGKTGRGSVELRGVLGRVDIITGTLGKALGGAMGGFTTGRKEIIEMLRQRSRPYLFSNSLAPSIVGASIAVFDILNETTELRDKLEWNTNYFKDGLRKIGLDFKDGDSAIVPVMLYDAKLSQVMADRLLEEGIYVIGFFYPVVPKEQARIRVQLSAAHTQEHLDKALAAFEKVAKELGVLKEA; this is translated from the coding sequence ATGTACGGAAAGATGAAAGAACATCTTCAGGAAGAACTGAAGCAAATCGAAGAAGCCGGACTGTTCAAGAAGGAACGAATCATCACTGGTCCTCAAGACGCCTTGATCAAGGTGTCAACAGGAGAAGAGGTGCTGAACTTCTGTGCAAACAACTACCTCGGACTTTCATCACATCCGAAAGTGCTAGACGCGGCGAAGGCTACACTAGACACACATGGGTTTGGAATGAGCTCTGTGCGTTTCATCTGTGGAACGCAAGACATCCATAAAACGCTCGAAGAGAAAATTGCTGACTTCCTACATACGGAAGACACGATTCTATATGCAGCGGCATTCGATGCCAATGGTGGTGTATTTGAACCATTGTTGACGAAAGATGACGCGATCATTTCTGATTCATTGAATCACGCATCTATCATCGACGGGGTTCGCTTGTGTAAAGCAGCGCGCTACCGCTACGCGAACAACGATATGGAAGATCTGGAGAAGCAACTTCAGGCAGCTGAAGGAGCTCGCTTCAAGATCATCGTAACCGATGGTGTATTCTCTATGGATGGATACGTTGCGCAGCTTGACAAGATCTGTGATCTCGCAGATAAGTATGATGCACTTGTGATGGTTGATGAATGCCACGCGACTGGTTTCATTGGCAAGACAGGACGTGGTTCAGTTGAACTTCGCGGTGTGCTAGGTCGTGTTGACATCATCACCGGAACGCTCGGAAAGGCGCTTGGTGGCGCGATGGGTGGATTCACTACTGGTCGTAAAGAGATCATCGAAATGCTACGTCAGCGCTCTCGTCCGTACTTGTTCTCAAACTCATTGGCGCCATCGATCGTGGGTGCTTCGATTGCTGTGTTTGATATTTTGAATGAGACCACTGAATTGCGCGACAAACTTGAATGGAACACCAACTACTTCAAAGACGGTTTGCGCAAAATTGGTCTTGATTTTAAAGACGGTGACTCGGCCATTGTACCGGTGATGCTATACGATGCGAAGTTGTCGCAAGTAATGGCTGACCGCCTGCTCGAAGAAGGTATTTACGTGATTGGTTTCTTCTACCCGGTAGTGCCAAAAGAGCAAGCGCGTATCCGCGTTCAGTTGAGTGCGGCGCACACCCAAGAACATCTTGATAAAGCACTGGCTGCCTTCGAAAAGGTAGCGAAGGAGCTGGGCGTACTCAAAGAAGCATGA
- a CDS encoding S66 peptidase family protein, whose protein sequence is MHVNPPFLNQGDTIALAAASRWCTPEQAAAVSQLIEARGFRVQVPDGLFERDGQLAGDDAHRAQLLNALMASDDVKAVLFMRGGYGAGRLLPFLRLTAERDRFPWLCGFSDVTAIHSWTTVNGISSLHSPVGTTLLTSPPEVVDAFFNELQGKTTGWNVEAEVVKEGKSEGKLIGGNLSVLYSLRGTPYFPDLSGKILIIEDLDEMLYHLDRMMNNFALSGEFEKLSGLLIGQFSDMRDNTKSFGFSSDNPFGYNQRQIIERFSQTLNIPVAFGLPFGHEAMNLPVRLGAEVELELKDHRCHIVYR, encoded by the coding sequence ATGCATGTCAATCCACCATTCTTAAATCAAGGAGATACGATCGCCTTAGCCGCTGCAAGCCGTTGGTGCACGCCTGAACAAGCGGCCGCTGTTTCACAGTTGATAGAGGCTAGAGGCTTTCGTGTTCAGGTTCCAGATGGACTGTTTGAGCGCGATGGTCAATTGGCCGGTGATGATGCCCACCGTGCTCAACTATTGAATGCGTTGATGGCATCTGATGATGTAAAGGCAGTGCTATTTATGCGTGGGGGCTATGGTGCTGGGCGTTTGCTTCCTTTTCTTCGCCTAACGGCGGAACGCGACCGCTTCCCTTGGTTATGTGGTTTTAGCGATGTCACTGCGATTCACTCCTGGACAACCGTCAATGGTATCAGTTCTTTGCATTCTCCGGTAGGAACCACCTTGCTCACTTCCCCACCGGAGGTGGTGGATGCCTTTTTTAATGAACTTCAAGGGAAAACCACGGGATGGAATGTCGAAGCTGAGGTTGTTAAAGAGGGAAAGTCAGAAGGGAAGCTCATCGGAGGTAACCTAAGCGTGCTTTACAGTCTTCGAGGCACACCGTACTTTCCTGATCTCTCAGGCAAAATATTGATCATTGAAGATCTTGACGAGATGCTCTATCACTTGGATCGAATGATGAATAACTTCGCTCTGTCTGGTGAGTTTGAGAAGCTGAGCGGACTACTCATAGGGCAGTTCTCAGACATGCGTGACAACACAAAATCTTTCGGTTTTAGCAGCGATAACCCATTTGGGTATAACCAACGACAGATCATTGAACGATTCTCGCAAACCCTGAACATACCGGTGGCTTTCGGACTTCCATTTGGACATGAGGCGATGAATCTGCCCGTGAGATTAGGAGCAGAAGTTGAACTTGAATTGAAAGATCATCGCTGCCACATTGTGTATCGGTAA